The Tenebrio molitor chromosome 5, icTenMoli1.1, whole genome shotgun sequence genome segment CGAGCAAGTGACCGGCTTCTGTCGATCACCTGTTGAGACCCGCAAGTCGAGCCCCACGGGCAGCCTCGTCAGCAACACGTCGCAGACTCTGCTGACGCCCTCCAGGCAGCTCACCGACGCCGAGAAGCTGCGCAAAGTCATCCTGGAGTTGGTTGATACGGAGCGGGCGTACGTTAAGGTGATACATTAGGTCGTTCGTAATTCGTTAGCGTCTAATCTCGCGATTGCGCCAGCACCTGAACAACCTGCTGGAGAACTATCTGGAACCGCTGAAGAAGGAGACGTTTTTGTCGAACGCCGAGATCAACGCGCTGTTCGGCAACATCCAGGAGATCGTCACGTTCCAGAGGCAGTTCCTGCAGAACCTGGAGGAGGCGCTCGAACTCGAACCCGATTTCCATAAATTTGAATACAGCAGCCAATTTAAAGTGAGTATTCGGCGAATTTTTTCTCGGTTTCGTCTTCGTTAcatatttatcaaattttaatttgattccagaatgttttattttccatCGGGAGTgcatttttgtattatgtaaATCACTTCAAATTATACAGCTCGTTCTGTGCTAGTCACAGCAAGGCCCAGAAAGTTCTGCATCCGAGTGAGTATGATAGTATTCCTTTTGGGAACAGGGGAACTGATTGAATTTCACAGACGAAGGCAATCAGGCCCTGCAGGAATTCCTGGCGGCGCGCAACCCTAAACAACAGCATTCCTCCACGCTGGAGTCGTATCTGATCAAGCCGATACAGCGGATACTGAAGTACCCCCTGCTGCTGCAGCAGTTGAGGAACTTGACCGATCCCAACACCGACGAACACCAACATCTAGTCGGTAAGTTAGCGAACGAGTGGGAGGTGAGGAGGTGCATCCGGTGCGTTTGCAGAGGCGCTGAAAGGGATGGAGAAGGTGGCGGAACACATCAACGAAATGCAGCGGATCCACGAGGAGTACGGCGCCATCTTCGACCACCTCTTCAGGCAGCACCAGAAGTCGTGCAAGCAGTCGATAGATCTGAGTCCCGGGGATTTGCTCTACTACGGCGGGGTCGAGTGGCTGAACATATCGGATTTCCTGGGTAAAATCAAGAAGGGTCTGGAGCTGCACGCGATGTGCTTCGTCTTCAAGACGGCCGTCGTGTTCCTGTGCAAGGAGCGACTGAGACAGAAAAAGAAACTGATGGTAAGGCACACCCCCAGTCGTTGTAGAACCCCCACCCCGAGCCGTTCCATTTGTTCGAAGGGCGTTTCCAGCAAGGGTTCCTCATCCGAAGTAGAAATTATTCGATATCAAGTGCTCATTCCTGTAACCGAAGTTCAAGTGCGAGCTTCCTCAGCCAAGGATATGGATTCTCATTTCCTGTGGGAACTGATTCACTTAAGAAGTCAATTACAGAGAAGATCGGAGAAGGTCTACGTTTTGTCTAATAGGTAACATATCCAGGACCTTTTCTCGATCTCGTCCCCGATCGATCGCTTTTCAGCACGGCCGACTTCAGAAACGCTTTCCTGAAAACGATCAGGCAGATAATCAGGGAGTCGGTGAGGAACATGTCGATCCCATCCACCAAACCCGGATCCGGACCGGGAATCCTCCTGGTCACGGGACACAAAGGCGAGATGCTCAACAGCCAAACCCTCGAACGACCCACCACCAAGACCGTGATAGTGCAAGGGTCGCACACCCTCGGCAAGACGAAGAAATCGAAGACGTCGCAGAGGCACTCGGCCGGAAACATCGACTACGACAACATCAGCCAGGAAGGAGACGAACCGCCGACCACCACCTTCAGGTCCAGGAGCAAGACGGTCGGGGACGCTGCAGGTGGGTGGTGAGGCGAGCGAGGGCGAGATGTGGCGGTGACAGTTCGGTTTGTAGATCCTCCGAAGCGGGGGGAGCACGAGAGGAACGACGCCGGCATCAAGTCGGAGGGAGAGGAGGACTCCCAGTCGGGGGGCGGCGCGACCAAGTGCAAGGCGACGCTGGGCCGGACCCCCAACCACTTGACGCTGAGGTATCCCGTCATAGCTCACTTTTTTGCTAAATAGACGATTTATTGCACAACGCGTCCAAAAAGTGAAAGTGAAACTTTCACGACCGAAGTAAATAAGACGTAATGGATCGGCGGCGGGAGCTGTCAAAAGAATCTCTTGCATTCCATCTTTCGCGGAATGCCGTTCGGTTTTCCGGCGCTCCCGACGCCCCCGTTCGCGTTTTTGGTGTGCGATAAATCGGTTGGTAGCGCGCGTGTTCCCATTAATCGGTTGGTTTGTAGCACGACATCGACTTTGTCTGCCGGCAGCACGGGAAGCCAGGCCCGCCTCATCCAATCGTCGCACGCTCCGGAGACGTTCCAACCGATGCAGACCGAAGAACTAGGTAAGAGCAATAACAAAACGGTCAAAGCGGAAATCCACACGCCCAAAACCACCAAATCTCCGAACCGTTCCCCGAAACGACAAGACCAAGACGCGAGGAGACCCGCTCCCAATAAAAACACGAAACGTTCCGACAGTGTCAGTCCAAAAAATTCCAGAAAGTCCAGTCCGAGAACCCACCGAAGGTCCAGAGACAATAGTCCCAAACCGACCGAAAACAACGCCAAAAGCCCCAAGAAAATCAAATCGTCTCTTAAACAATCATCCAGGTCCTTGAGCATTGAGAACCCCACTTGTGTCGAGTGCTATCTCTCCGGGAAAATAGACAAGGGATAGCATATGCACAAGAGGAGCAACAGTTTTGTGGTGGCGCGTGTCGACGGACGAGCCACCGACGAGATCAACTGCTGAGACTAAAACAGACTTGTCGAGACCTGACTGTACTGAGAGACTAGTGGAGTAGCTGTTTTTCCTCCTTGGTTTATGATTTTTCAGGCTAGTCCGGCCAGGTTAGTTCGAATACGGGAAAATCTGCCCCACTGAAGATTTCACATCTTCCGACGTCCACCAAAGACAATTTTCAATCCTGCGACGAGTACCACAAAAGTAGATAAAGTTACCAGGAATGTAGGCAACGACCTTGAATTGTAAAACGAATCTCCATGAGAAAATGCATGGGATTTTGGCATTGAATTGCGACGAGTGAAAGTCGAGTCGTAGATTGATCGCTCAACTGTGACATTTTCCAATCCATTTGTAGAATGACAGTTGTAGAGATGAATCTACGAGTCGAGTGTATTTTTGGTGGTACTCGTTGAGAGTTGGATGGATGGTGACGGTGGATGTGAGTCTGATGGGGGCGAACGTGATAGGTAGGTGGCGCTTATCGATTTTTCCGCGTCTATACTGTCCGGACTGTCCGTTAGCACCCCCGCTTGCACTTAGAGTGAGAATGTAGTTGGCTTAATGTCTGTTGGACTTCAAACGACCCTATTTGTTTTCGATTCTTGCACTAATCGAGCTTTTGCGCTTAATCCATGATGCAAAAAGAGTGATGCCGTTGGTTTGTTATAGGGTCGCCTGTGTGGAAGCCAAGAGACAGTAGTTTAGAGGCAACCTCAACCACCCTCCCGCGCAAAGGCAGAGACCACAGTATGGCCGCTTTAAGCGCCTCGCGTAAGTCCCTCGTCGAGACCACAACCGGGCTAGAAATACACAATGCGTATAACCAGCAGTAGAGATAAAATATCAGCCGCCCGTGTGAGGCCGAGACGGGGCCGGCCCCGGCCAGGGGCCCTCGCACACGGGCGGACCGTTAGACAAAAACACAAGAAAATCGAATTGTTAAACGCTGTACgagttatttaaataattgttaaacattTGTGACTTTACCGACTGAGCATTGTCACTCTGTGAGTTTATTTTGTCCCCCTTGGCCCCCAGATTGTTTGAAGGGATAAGAGGATTCGTTCTGATCATGATTTACAAAATACGACTCGAGTTGTACCAAGGATGACTCAGTATTACAGGGGAAATAAAATCATTCTTATATACTTTTAGAATGTTTATGCATATTTGCGAAATCTTtatagaaataatttttattgcataATAGATATGATATTTCGTTATTGAATGAAGAGGAATCTATC includes the following:
- the sif gene encoding protein still life, isoforms C/SIF type 2 isoform X6, which translates into the protein MHWKGNPDAEGCNELFLRKISDDDRMSLTTAVSDEDDGESVMNSPYKAKQTGTAAASFNCTGAVRKAGFLSVKKWLLRKKHQIELARKRGWKGYWVCLKGTTLLFYPCDSREGRSVEAAPKHLIIVDGAIMQPIPEHPKRDYIFCLSTAFGDAYLFQAPCQVELENWVNSIHSACAAAFARHRGKTGTLHLLQEEIFRLEKAIETDYKLKHMAEMQQSVVGDSDARQQIANQVIQWEENLERLHCEQFRLRCYMASLQSGELPNPKSLLTHVSRATKNTLNKLGVFTVSSFHAFICARSPSLLNNLLAGRGATKRRPPLLSRSNSGSSRRSLQINSREETEKTIKVSLPDSASATVYVRDSMSVEEFLASACARKNLNCTEHFIRVKKRRDMEDHNYFVPHRSDLIETYLHTHEVVEVCAKILYQVELSRSTLEQMWGFSVEAELVENADRQDELCCYVSRVEDKSVAMQNGIIKGDEIMVINGAIVSDLDMMYLESVLQEELALCMMMRSSRTEPPDLAGILRATDDIIDSLVCPPPPSEPPVISEEMISGLIVPAPGWSKDRYSTESENPPSSMTDSGIKVSSRTNSFEIENLLKTAEQVTGFCRSPVETRKSSPTGSLVSNTSQTLLTPSRQLTDAEKLRKVILELVDTERAYVKHLNNLLENYLEPLKKETFLSNAEINALFGNIQEIVTFQRQFLQNLEEALELEPDFHKFEYSSQFKNVLFSIGSAFLYYVNHFKLYSSFCASHSKAQKVLHPNEGNQALQEFLAARNPKQQHSSTLESYLIKPIQRILKYPLLLQQLRNLTDPNTDEHQHLVEALKGMEKVAEHINEMQRIHEEYGAIFDHLFRQHQKSCKQSIDLSPGDLLYYGGVEWLNISDFLGKIKKGLELHAMCFVFKTAVVFLCKERLRQKKKLMGVSSKGSSSEVEIIRYQVLIPVTEVQVRASSAKDMDSHFLWELIHLRSQLQRRSEKVYVLSNSTADFRNAFLKTIRQIIRESVRNMSIPSTKPGSGPGILLVTGHKGEMLNSQTLERPTTKTVIVQGSHTLGKTKKSKTSQRHSAGNIDYDNISQEGDEPPTTTFRSRSKTVGDAAVRFVDPPKRGEHERNDAGIKSEGEEDSQSGGGATKCKATLGRTPNHLTLSTTSTLSAGSTGSQARLIQSSHAPETFQPMQTEELGSPVWKPRDSSLEATSTTLPRKGRDHSMAALSASRKSLVETTTGLEIHNAYNQQ
- the sif gene encoding protein still life, isoforms C/SIF type 2 isoform X7; the protein is MVRRRIGYVMKLISDDDRMSLTTAVSDEDDGESVMNSPYKAKQTGTAAASFNCTGAVRKAGFLSVKKWLLRKKHQIELARKRGWKGYWVCLKGTTLLFYPCDSREGRSVEAAPKHLIIVDGAIMQPIPEHPKRDYIFCLSTAFGDAYLFQAPCQVELENWVNSIHSACAAAFARHRGKTGTLHLLQEEIFRLEKAIETDYKLKHMAEMQQSVVGDSDARQQIANQVIQWEENLERLHCEQFRLRCYMASLQSGELPNPKSLLTHVSRATKNTLNKLGVFTVSSFHAFICARSPSLLNNLLAGRGATKRRPPLLSRSNSGSSRRSLQINSREETEKTIKVSLPDSASATVYVRDSMSVEEFLASACARKNLNCTEHFIRVKKRRDMEDHNYFVPHRSDLIETYLHTHEVVEVCAKILYQVELSRSTLEQMWGFSVEAELVENADRQDELCCYVSRVEDKSVAMQNGIIKGDEIMVINGAIVSDLDMMYLESVLQEELALCMMMRSSRTEPPDLAGILRATDDIIDSLVCPPPPSEPPVISEEMISGLIVPAPGWSKDRYSTESENPPSSMTDSGIKVSSRTNSFEIENLLKTAEQVTGFCRSPVETRKSSPTGSLVSNTSQTLLTPSRQLTDAEKLRKVILELVDTERAYVKHLNNLLENYLEPLKKETFLSNAEINALFGNIQEIVTFQRQFLQNLEEALELEPDFHKFEYSSQFKNVLFSIGSAFLYYVNHFKLYSSFCASHSKAQKVLHPNEGNQALQEFLAARNPKQQHSSTLESYLIKPIQRILKYPLLLQQLRNLTDPNTDEHQHLVEALKGMEKVAEHINEMQRIHEEYGAIFDHLFRQHQKSCKQSIDLSPGDLLYYGGVEWLNISDFLGKIKKGLELHAMCFVFKTAVVFLCKERLRQKKKLMGVSSKGSSSEVEIIRYQVLIPVTEVQVRASSAKDMDSHFLWELIHLRSQLQRRSEKVYVLSNSTADFRNAFLKTIRQIIRESVRNMSIPSTKPGSGPGILLVTGHKGEMLNSQTLERPTTKTVIVQGSHTLGKTKKSKTSQRHSAGNIDYDNISQEGDEPPTTTFRSRSKTVGDAAVRFVDPPKRGEHERNDAGIKSEGEEDSQSGGGATKCKATLGRTPNHLTLSTTSTLSAGSTGSQARLIQSSHAPETFQPMQTEELGSPVWKPRDSSLEATSTTLPRKGRDHSMAALSASRKSLVETTTGLEIHNAYNQQ